A section of the Mangifera indica cultivar Alphonso chromosome 12, CATAS_Mindica_2.1, whole genome shotgun sequence genome encodes:
- the LOC123192366 gene encoding leucine-rich repeat receptor-like serine/threonine-protein kinase BAM3, whose product MVFFIVLSLFCLFTTTISSSIFVPASSVVDDFHVLVSLKQGFLSPEPALASWNSSNPSSVCSWAGVFCSEDRVVSLELTDFDLGGTVSNQVLRLDMLTNLSLAGNNFTGGIEIANLSNLQSLNISNNQFTGGLDWNYSSLSNLQVFDAYNNNFTALLPLGVLTLEKLKYLDFGGNYFYGKIPENYGKLVGLEYLSLAGNDLQGKIPAELGNLTNLREIYLGYYNVFEGGIPNEFGKLVNLVHMDLSSCGLDGPIPKEIGNLKLLDTLYLHINLLCGSIPKQLGNLTNLMNLDLSNNLLTGEIPYSFINFKQLKLFNLFMNKLHGSIPDYVADLPNLETLGLWKNNLTGMIPQNLGRNKKLQSLDLSSNKLTGTIPEDLCSSNQLNILILLNNFLFGPIPEGLGTCYSLTRVRLGQNYLNGSIPNGFIYLPELNLAELQNNYLSGSLPENGNTSSQSVKLGLLNLSNNLLSGPLPLSLSNFSTLQILLLSGNNFSGAIPPSIGDLRQVLKLDLSRNSLSGSIPPEIGNCYHLTYLDMSQNNLSGSIPPEISNLYILNYLNLSRNHLSQSIPKSIASMKSLTIADFSFNNFSGDLLESGQFTVFNASSFTGNRHLCGTLLNNPCNLTTITHAPRKAPGDFKLIFMLGLLICSFIFTTAAIIRAKTFKKNGSDSWKMTAFQKVEFSVSDILECVKDGNVIGRGGAGIVYHGKMPDGVEIAVKKLLGFGTYCHDHGFRAEIQTLGNIRHRNIVRLLAFCSNKDTNLLVYEYMRNGSLGEALHDKKGAFLNWNLRYKIAIEAAKGLCYLHHDCSPLIVHRDVKSNNILLNSAFEAHVADFGLAKFLINSGASECMSAIAGSYGYIAPEYAYTLRVDEKSDVYSFGVVLLELLIGRRPIDNFGEGVDIVQWSKQATNNRKEEVLCILDPRLTKVPKEEAMHVLFIAMLCIQENSIERPTMREVVQMLSEFRHSPEFQSSSSSLKTLEKEKRLP is encoded by the exons ATGGtctttttcattgttttgtcACTCTTCTGTCTCTTCACCACCACtatttcttcttcaatctttgTCCCTGCCTCTTCTGTGGTCGATGATTTTCATGTCCTAGTTTCTCTCAAACAAGGATTTCTATCCCCTGAACCGGCTTTAGCCTCCTGGAATTCTTCAAATCCAAGCTCAGTTTGTTCCTGGGCTGGAGTCTTTTGCTCCGAAGATAGAGTTGTTTCATTGGAGTTGACGGATTTTGACCTCGGTGGTACAGtttcaaatcaagttttaagGCTTGATATGCTCACCAATCTCTCTCTTGCGGGAAACAACTTCACGGGCGGCATTGAGATTGCAAACTTGAGTAACCTTCAATCTCTTAACATCTCAAACAATCAGTTTACCGGTGGCTTGGATTGGAACTACTCAAGCCTTTCAAACCTTCAAGTTTTCGATGCTTATAATAACAACTTCACTGCTTTACTTCCTCTTGGTGTTCTCACCTTGGAGAAACTCAAGTACTTGGATTTCGGTGGCAACTATTTCTATGGAAAAATCCCagaaaattatggaaaattAGTGGGGTTGGAATATCTTTCACTTGCAGGAAATGATCTTCAGGGGAAAATTCCTGCTGAGTTGGGGAATCTTACAAACTTGAGAGAGATTTATTTGGGTTATTACAATGTTTTTGAAGGTGGGATACCAAATGAGTTTGGAAAATTGGTGAATTTGGTTCACATGGATCTCTCAAGCTGTGGTTTAGATGGTCCAATTCCTAAGGAGATTGGGAACTTGAAGCTACTTGACACTCTTTACTTGCATATAAATCTTCTTTGCGGTTCGATTCCGAAACAGCTTGGTAACCTGACAAACTTGATGAATCTTGACCTCTCCAACAATCTACTCACTGGAGAAATCCCatattcattcattaatttCAAGCAACTCAAGCTTTTCAACCTCTTCATGAACAAGTTACATGGTTCAATTCCTGACTATGTTGCTGACTTGCCTAATTTGGAGACCTTGGGGCTTTGGAAGAACAACTTAACTGGTATGATTCCTCAGAATCTTGGCCGAAATAAGAAGCTTCAAAGCCTTGATTTATCTTCCAATAAGCTCACTGGTACAATTCCTGAAGATTTGTGTTCATCTAATCAGCTGAATATACTGATTCTCTTGAATAATTTCCTTTTTGGGCCAATTCCTGAAGGATTGGGTACCTGCTATAGCCTCACCAGAGTGAGATTGGGGCAGAATTACTTGAATGGAAGCATTCCAAATGGCTTTATTTACTTGCCTGAGTTGAATTTAGCAGAGTTGCAGAACAATTACCTGTCAGGATCATTGCCTGAAAATGGTAATACCTCTTCACAGTCCGTTAAATTAGGCCTGCTTAATTTGtcaaataatcttttatcaGGGCCTTTGCCATTGTcactttcaaatttctctaccCTCCAAATTCTTCTTCTCAGTGGAAACAATTTCTCAGGTGCAATCCCTCCTTCTATAGGTGACCTTAGGCAAGTTTTAAAGCTTGATCTTAGTCGAAATTCACTTTCTGGTTCAATTCCACCAGAGATTGGAAACTGTTACCATCTTACTTACCTTGACATGAGCCAGAACAACCTCTCTGGCTCAATACCTCCTGAGATTTCCAATCTTTACATCCTCAATTACTTGAATCTATCAAGAAACCACTTGAGCCAAAGCATCCCCAAGTCAATAGCTTCCATGAAGAGCCTCACAATCGCTGATTTCTCCTTCAACAATTTCTCCGGAGATCTCCTGGAATCAGGCCAATTCACAGTCTTCAACGCCTCGTCTTTCACAGGCAATCGTCATCTCTGTGGCACTCTCCTTAACAATCCCTGCAACTTAACCACAATCACACATGCACCCCGAAAAGCCCCTGGAGATTTCAAGCTCATTTTCATGTTAGGCCTGCTAATATGCTCCTTCATATTCACCACTGCTGCCATAATCAGGGCAAAAACCTTCAAGAAAAATGGCTCAGATTCCTGGAAAATGACAGCATTCCAGAAGGTGGAATTCTCAGTTAGTGACATCCTGGAATGTGTCAAAGATGGCAATGTGATAGGTAGAGGAGGAGCCGGGATTGTGTACCATGGAAAAATGCCAGATGGGGTTGAAATCGCAGTGAAAAAACTACTCGGTTTTGGAACTTACTGCCATGACCATGGATTCAGAGCTGAGATTCAAACACTAGGCAACATCAGGCACAGAAACATTGTCAGATTGCTTGCATTTTGCTCAAACAAGGACACAAATCTCCTGGTTTATGAGTACATGAGAAATGGGAGCCTTGGAGAGGCGTTACACGACAAAAAAGGTGCATTTTTAAACTGGAATTTGAGGTACAAAATTGCCATTGAAGCTGCCAAAGGCCTATGCTACCTTCACCATGATTGTTCACCACTGATTGTTCATAGAGatgtaaaatcaaataatattctCCTCAATTCAGCCTTCGAAGCTCACGTGGCAGACTTCGGCCTCGCGAAGTTCCTCATCAACAGTGGAGCATCCGAATGCATGTCAGCAATTGCAGGATCTTATGGCTACATTGCACCAG aGTATGCATACACATTGAGAGTGGATGAGAAAagtgatgtttatagttttggagttGTTTTATTAGAACTCTTAATTGGGCGTCGTCCAATAGACAATTTTGGAGAAGGTGTGGATATTGTTCAATGGAGCAAACAGGCGACCAATAATCGAAAAGAAGAGGTTTTATGCATTCTTGATCCAAGGCTAACAAAGGTGCCCAAAGAAGAAGCAATGCATGTTCTCTTCATTGCGATGCTTTGCATCCAAGAGAATAGCATTGAGAGGCCAACCATGAgagaagttgtgcaaatgttaTCAGAATTTCGCCATTCTcctgagtttcaatcttcatcttcttcattgaaGACtcttgaaaaagagaaaagactgCCCTAG